AAGTTGGAGATGAGGTAATTTCAGGTACGGGTGTAGAGGTAAAGGCAGGTAATGCCATGCCTCTAAGTGAGATACCCCTTGGCACCTTTATTCATAATATAGAGCTCCGTCCTGGTGAGGGTGGAAAACTTGTAAGAGCAGCAGGCACAGCTGCCCAGCTGGTGGCAAAGGAAGATAAATACTGCCAGGTGAAGATGCCCTCAGGAGAGGTGAGGCTTATCCTTTCCAGCTGCATGGCTACTATTGGCCAGGTGAGCAATCCTGATCATGAAAATATATCAATTGGCAAGGCTGGCAGAAAGAGGTGGCTTGGCAGAAGACCCATTGTTAGAGGCGTGGCTATGAATCCAATTGATCACCCTCTTGGTGGAGGAGAAGGCAAGAGCTCGGGAGGAAGACCGGCTTGTACACCCTGGGGAAAACCAGAGGGTATCAAGACAAGAAGGAATAAAAAAACAGACAGGTTTATTATAAAGAGGCGAAAATAAATATGCCGAAAAGGGTTATCGGGAAAGAATCAGACTACCGGCTACTGACTTCAGATTATTCTATGAGGAGG
The DNA window shown above is from Thermodesulfovibrionales bacterium and carries:
- the rplB gene encoding 50S ribosomal protein L2 yields the protein MGIKIYKPTSPGRRFMTTPDFSEITAEEPYKPLTVPFKKTGGRNHFGRVTAWHRGGGNKRLYRIIDFKRDKFGIPAKVETIEYDPNRSARIALLKYADGERRYILAPLGLKVGDEVISGTGVEVKAGNAMPLSEIPLGTFIHNIELRPGEGGKLVRAAGTAAQLVAKEDKYCQVKMPSGEVRLILSSCMATIGQVSNPDHENISIGKAGRKRWLGRRPIVRGVAMNPIDHPLGGGEGKSSGGRPACTPWGKPEGIKTRRNKKTDRFIIKRRK